One genomic segment of Cellulophaga sp. HaHaR_3_176 includes these proteins:
- the uvrC gene encoding excinuclease ABC subunit UvrC, with translation MQEPSLELQLSTLPNNPGVYQFYDADEKILYVGKAKNLKKRVSSYFTKNHEVGKTRVLVKKIRSIKHIVVPTESDALLLENNLIKKYKPRYNVLLKDDKSYPWICIKNERFPRIFPTRRHIKDGSEYYGPYTSMKTVRTLLDLIKSVYPLRTCNYDLSDENIGSGKYKVCLEYHLKNCKGPCEGLQSSEEYLNQVDDIREIIKGNFKSSLQYFKRQMKLLAEDMRFEEAQAIKEKIDVLENYQVKSTVVNPKITNVDVFSIISDEAFAYINFFQLSHGSIIRSHTLEIKKKLDETDEQLLELAIVEIRQRFNSLSKEIYVPFKVDLELDLKITIPKLGDKKRILELSERNAKLHRQERFNQIKIIDPDRHTNRLMGQMKKDLRLSEEPRHIECFDNSNIQGTNPVAACVVFKNGKPSKKEYRHYNIKTVVGPDDFASMEEVVFRRYKRLLEEEKSLPQLIVIDGGKGQLSSALKSLDVLGLRGRIAIIGIAKRLEEIYFPGDTIPLYLDKKSESLKIIQQLRNEAHRFGINFHRTKRSIGAINSELESIEGIGGKTIEDLLKKFKSVKRVKEASLESIAEIVGMARAKKVFDAFH, from the coding sequence ATGCAAGAACCTTCTTTAGAATTACAACTTAGTACGCTTCCGAATAACCCTGGAGTTTATCAGTTTTATGATGCTGATGAAAAGATATTATATGTAGGAAAAGCAAAGAATTTAAAAAAAAGAGTTAGTTCTTATTTTACTAAAAACCACGAAGTAGGTAAAACTCGAGTTTTAGTAAAAAAAATAAGAAGTATTAAGCATATCGTTGTTCCCACTGAGTCAGATGCGCTGTTATTAGAAAATAATTTAATTAAAAAATATAAACCGCGATATAACGTACTCCTTAAAGACGACAAGTCATACCCGTGGATTTGTATTAAAAATGAACGTTTTCCGCGTATTTTTCCAACACGTAGGCATATTAAAGATGGTTCAGAATATTATGGACCTTATACAAGTATGAAAACCGTGCGAACTTTGTTAGATTTAATAAAGAGTGTATATCCATTAAGAACTTGTAATTACGATCTTTCTGATGAAAATATTGGTTCAGGTAAGTATAAGGTTTGTTTAGAGTATCACTTAAAAAACTGTAAAGGACCTTGTGAGGGCTTGCAAAGCTCCGAAGAGTATTTGAACCAGGTAGATGATATTCGTGAAATTATAAAAGGAAATTTTAAATCGTCACTTCAATATTTTAAACGGCAAATGAAATTGTTGGCTGAAGATATGAGGTTTGAAGAAGCGCAAGCTATAAAAGAAAAAATAGATGTTTTAGAAAATTACCAAGTAAAATCTACTGTTGTAAACCCGAAAATCACAAATGTAGATGTGTTTTCGATTATTTCAGATGAGGCTTTTGCCTATATTAATTTTTTTCAATTATCACATGGTTCAATTATAAGGTCGCATACACTTGAAATTAAGAAAAAGCTAGATGAAACAGACGAACAATTACTAGAATTAGCAATTGTAGAAATAAGGCAGCGTTTTAATTCTCTTTCAAAAGAAATTTATGTTCCTTTTAAAGTGGATTTAGAATTAGACTTAAAAATTACTATTCCTAAATTAGGAGATAAAAAGAGAATTTTAGAATTGTCTGAGCGTAATGCAAAACTGCATAGGCAAGAACGTTTTAATCAAATAAAAATTATTGATCCAGATCGCCATACAAATAGGTTAATGGGGCAAATGAAAAAAGATTTGCGATTGTCTGAAGAGCCTAGGCATATTGAGTGTTTTGATAACTCAAACATACAAGGGACAAACCCTGTAGCTGCTTGTGTTGTTTTTAAAAATGGAAAACCTTCAAAAAAAGAATATCGTCATTATAATATAAAAACAGTTGTTGGTCCTGACGATTTTGCCTCCATGGAAGAAGTTGTTTTTAGAAGGTATAAAAGATTGCTTGAAGAGGAAAAGTCTTTACCACAGCTTATAGTTATTGATGGGGGTAAAGGACAATTATCATCAGCACTTAAAAGTTTAGATGTTTTAGGGTTGAGAGGTAGAATTGCAATTATAGGTATAGCAAAACGATTAGAAGAAATTTATTTTCCAGGAGACACTATTCCTTTGTATCTTGATAAAAAGTCTGAAAGTTTAAAAATAATACAGCAATTAAGAAATGAAGCACACCGCTTTGGTATAAATTTTCATAGAACTAAAAGAAGTATTGGTGCTATAAATTCAGAACTAGAAAGTATTGAAGGTATAGGAGGGAAAACAATTGAAGATCTACTAAAAAAATTTAAATCAGTGAAGAGGGTAAAAGAAGCATCGCTTGAAAGCATTGCTGAAATCGTTGGTATGGCGAGAGCTAAAAAAGTTTTTGATGCTTTCCATTAA
- a CDS encoding TraR/DksA C4-type zinc finger protein — MVEDLKVRYSDKDLAEFKELILDKIEKAKSHLELLKSSYMNDGDNGTDDTSPTFKAFEEGSATMSKEANTQLAIRQEKFIRDLKNAVSRIENKTFGICRVTGKLINKERLKLVPHATLSIEAKNMQ, encoded by the coding sequence ATGGTTGAAGATTTAAAAGTTAGATACTCTGATAAAGACTTAGCGGAGTTTAAAGAGCTTATTTTAGATAAAATTGAAAAGGCTAAAAGTCATTTAGAGCTTTTAAAAAGTTCATATATGAATGATGGTGATAATGGTACAGATGATACTTCACCAACATTCAAAGCATTCGAAGAAGGTTCTGCAACGATGAGTAAAGAAGCAAATACGCAATTGGCAATTCGTCAAGAGAAGTTTATTCGTGACTTAAAAAATGCAGTATCAAGAATTGAAAATAAAACTTTTGGTATCTGTAGAGTTACAGGTAAGCTTATTAATAAAGAACGTTTAAAATTAGTACCTCATGCAACGCTTAGTATCGAAGCTAAGAATATGCAATAG
- the ileS gene encoding isoleucine--tRNA ligase, with the protein MKFAEYKGLDLPVVAEEILKYWKENDIFEKSISTREGKESYVFFEGPPSANGMPGIHHVMARTIKDIFPRYKTMKGFQVKRKAGWDTHGLPIELGVEKELGITKEDIGKKISVEEYNAACKKAVMRYTDVWNKMTEQVGYWVDMEDPYITYKSKYMESVWWLLKQIYNKKLIYKGYTIQPYSPKAGTGLSSHELNQPGTYQDVTDTTVTAQFKANKNTLPEFFDGIEGDIYFIAWTTTPWTLPSNTALTVGPKIDYVVVKTYNQYTFESITVVLAKALVGKQFSGKFIAVENDEELKAYKQEDKKIPYLVLDTIVGKDLVGVTYEQLIDYVQPYQNAENAYRIIAGDFVTTEDGTGIVHTAPTFGADDALVSKQAVPEIPPMLVLDENNNPVPLVDLQGKFRPELKEFGGKYVKNEYYNDGEAPERSIDVEIAIKLKEENKAFKVEKYVHSYPNCWRTDKPILYYPLDSWFIKVTDVKEKMFDLNQTINWKPKATGEGRFGNWLANANDWNLSRSRYWGIPLPIWRTEDGKEEIMIGSVAELKEEMQKALTAGVLEKDIFEDFVVGDMSEENYDKIDLHKNIVDQITLVSVSGKPMKRESDLIDVWFDSGSMPYAQWHYPFENKDLIDENKTFPADFIAEGVDQTRGWFYTLHAIATMVFDSVAYKNVVSNGLVLDKEGKKMSKRLGNAADPFETMNAHGADATRWYMISNANPWDNLKFDVEGIAEVKRKFFGTLYNTYSFFALYTNIDGFSYSEDEVPLEERPEIDQWILSELHSLIKTVDEAYAEYEPTRATRAISEYVQENLSNWYVRLSRRRFWKGDYQKDKISAYQTLYTCLETVAKLSAPVAPFFMDRLYKDLTNTTRKENFESVHLADFPVYNQSIVNKELESKMAKAQTISSLVLSIRQKEKIKVRQPLQKIMIPVLDEKQKEEIIAVSDLIKSEVNVKEIQLLDDASGILVKQIKPNFKVLGPKFGKDMKLVASAVAKFNQEDIQKIEQDSEISIEISNKSITLQLQDVEISSQDIEGWLVATSGAITVALDVTINEDLRKEGIARELVNRIQNIRKESGFEVTDRIKIKILKDAFLEDAVKSNLTYIKTETLTAELDFEEELENGTDIAFDEVNTKLFIQKH; encoded by the coding sequence ATGAAGTTTGCGGAATACAAAGGATTAGATTTACCAGTAGTTGCTGAAGAAATTTTAAAGTACTGGAAAGAGAATGATATTTTTGAGAAAAGTATCTCTACTCGAGAGGGAAAGGAAAGCTATGTGTTTTTTGAAGGTCCACCTTCGGCAAACGGTATGCCAGGTATTCACCATGTAATGGCGAGAACTATTAAAGATATTTTTCCTCGTTATAAAACCATGAAAGGTTTTCAAGTTAAACGAAAAGCAGGTTGGGATACTCATGGTTTGCCTATTGAGCTTGGTGTTGAAAAAGAACTTGGTATAACAAAGGAGGATATTGGAAAAAAAATATCTGTAGAAGAATATAATGCAGCTTGTAAAAAAGCAGTGATGCGTTATACAGATGTTTGGAATAAAATGACTGAGCAGGTTGGATATTGGGTGGATATGGAAGACCCGTATATTACCTATAAGTCTAAGTACATGGAATCTGTTTGGTGGTTGTTAAAGCAGATTTATAATAAAAAACTCATATATAAAGGATATACAATACAGCCGTATTCGCCAAAAGCGGGTACCGGTTTAAGTTCTCATGAGCTTAATCAGCCAGGTACATATCAAGATGTTACTGATACTACTGTTACTGCGCAGTTTAAAGCAAATAAAAACACCTTACCAGAATTTTTTGATGGTATAGAAGGAGATATTTACTTTATAGCATGGACAACAACACCTTGGACATTACCATCAAACACGGCACTGACTGTTGGTCCTAAAATTGATTATGTTGTTGTAAAAACATATAACCAATATACTTTTGAATCTATTACAGTTGTATTAGCAAAAGCATTAGTTGGGAAACAATTTTCAGGAAAATTTATTGCCGTAGAAAATGATGAAGAATTAAAAGCATACAAACAAGAAGATAAAAAAATACCATACTTAGTTTTAGACACTATAGTTGGTAAAGATTTAGTTGGTGTTACTTACGAGCAACTTATTGATTATGTACAGCCATACCAAAATGCTGAAAATGCATATAGAATTATTGCTGGTGATTTTGTAACAACCGAAGATGGTACAGGTATAGTGCATACGGCACCTACATTTGGTGCAGATGATGCTTTAGTATCAAAACAGGCGGTACCAGAAATTCCACCAATGTTAGTATTGGATGAAAACAATAACCCTGTTCCTTTAGTAGATTTACAGGGTAAGTTTAGACCGGAATTAAAAGAGTTTGGTGGTAAATACGTTAAGAACGAATATTATAATGATGGTGAAGCGCCTGAACGTTCAATTGATGTAGAAATAGCCATTAAGTTAAAAGAAGAAAATAAAGCTTTTAAGGTAGAAAAGTACGTGCATAGTTACCCTAACTGCTGGCGTACTGATAAGCCTATTTTATATTATCCATTAGATTCTTGGTTTATTAAAGTAACTGATGTAAAAGAAAAAATGTTTGATTTAAATCAAACAATAAATTGGAAACCAAAAGCTACTGGAGAAGGTAGGTTTGGTAACTGGTTAGCAAATGCTAATGATTGGAATTTATCACGTTCACGTTATTGGGGTATTCCTTTGCCAATCTGGAGAACAGAAGATGGTAAAGAAGAGATTATGATTGGTTCTGTTGCTGAACTAAAAGAAGAAATGCAAAAAGCGTTAACTGCTGGAGTACTTGAAAAAGATATTTTTGAAGACTTTGTAGTGGGTGATATGTCTGAAGAAAATTATGATAAAATCGATTTACATAAAAATATTGTAGATCAAATAACCTTAGTTTCGGTATCAGGCAAGCCAATGAAACGAGAGAGTGATTTAATCGATGTTTGGTTCGATTCTGGTTCAATGCCTTATGCACAGTGGCATTACCCTTTTGAAAATAAAGATTTAATAGACGAGAATAAAACTTTTCCTGCTGATTTTATAGCAGAAGGTGTAGATCAAACTAGAGGTTGGTTTTATACTCTGCATGCTATTGCAACAATGGTTTTTGATTCTGTTGCTTATAAAAATGTAGTATCTAACGGCTTAGTTTTAGATAAAGAAGGTAAAAAAATGTCTAAACGATTAGGCAATGCAGCTGATCCTTTTGAGACGATGAATGCTCATGGCGCTGATGCTACGCGTTGGTATATGATATCTAACGCTAATCCTTGGGATAATTTAAAGTTTGATGTAGAAGGTATTGCAGAGGTTAAACGTAAGTTTTTTGGCACACTATATAATACCTATTCTTTCTTTGCATTATATACAAATATTGATGGGTTTAGTTATTCCGAAGATGAAGTTCCTTTAGAAGAAAGACCAGAAATAGATCAGTGGATTTTGTCTGAATTACATTCATTGATAAAAACTGTTGATGAAGCTTATGCAGAATATGAGCCTACTAGGGCTACAAGAGCAATATCAGAATATGTACAAGAGAATTTAAGTAACTGGTATGTACGTTTAAGTAGAAGACGTTTTTGGAAAGGTGATTATCAAAAAGATAAAATTTCAGCATATCAAACGCTATATACATGCTTAGAAACTGTAGCTAAATTATCGGCGCCAGTAGCTCCATTTTTTATGGACAGACTTTACAAGGATTTAACAAATACAACACGTAAAGAAAATTTTGAGAGTGTACATTTGGCAGACTTCCCAGTTTATAATCAGAGTATTGTAAATAAGGAACTAGAAAGTAAAATGGCAAAGGCGCAAACAATATCATCTTTAGTACTATCTATTCGTCAGAAAGAAAAGATAAAAGTACGCCAGCCATTACAGAAAATAATGATTCCTGTTTTAGATGAAAAACAGAAAGAAGAGATCATAGCAGTATCAGATTTGATAAAATCAGAGGTGAATGTTAAAGAGATTCAGCTTTTAGATGATGCTTCTGGTATATTGGTAAAGCAAATAAAACCTAATTTTAAAGTTTTAGGGCCAAAGTTTGGAAAGGATATGAAGTTGGTTGCCAGTGCAGTAGCGAAATTTAATCAGGAAGATATCCAGAAAATTGAGCAAGACAGCGAAATATCTATTGAAATTAGTAATAAAAGTATTACTTTACAGCTGCAAGATGTAGAAATTTCTTCTCAAGATATTGAGGGTTGGTTAGTGGCAACATCAGGAGCAATTACAGTTGCTTTAGATGTTACAATTAATGAAGATTTAAGAAAAGAAGGTATTGCAAGAGAATTGGTAAATAGAATTCAAAATATTAGAAAAGAATCTGGATTTGAAGTTACTGATAGGATTAAAATTAAAATTTTGAAAGATGCTTTCTTAGAAGATGCGGTAAAGAGTAATCTTACGTATATTAAAACAGAAACGCTGACTGCAGAACTAGATTTTGAAGAGGAATTAGAAAATGGTACGGATATTGCCTTTGATGAGGTAAATACCAAATTGTTTATTCAAAAGCATTAA
- a CDS encoding lipoprotein signal peptidase — protein MNLKKSIFLVIIILLVDQISKIYIKTNFTYNETVEVFSWFKLVFIENSGAAWGTKLSDFLPISEDTGKLILTVFRLFAVAGIGYWLYDTVKKGLSKTLIIAVSLIFAGALGNIIDSVFYGLIFSESTYGGAIATAFSDQPYGSLFHGKVVDMLHFPFIENAMWPEWVPYFGGKTFSFFEPVFNIADMAISTGVGILLVFNKKAFAKTDS, from the coding sequence ATGAATTTAAAAAAGTCTATATTTCTTGTCATAATTATATTACTTGTAGATCAAATAAGTAAAATATATATAAAAACGAATTTCACATACAATGAAACTGTAGAGGTTTTTTCTTGGTTTAAATTAGTTTTTATAGAAAATTCTGGAGCAGCTTGGGGAACCAAGTTAAGCGATTTTTTACCTATTTCTGAAGATACAGGGAAGTTGATATTGACCGTTTTTAGGCTATTTGCTGTAGCTGGAATAGGTTATTGGCTTTACGACACAGTAAAAAAAGGATTGTCTAAAACATTAATTATAGCAGTTTCTCTAATTTTTGCAGGTGCATTAGGTAATATTATCGATTCTGTTTTTTATGGCCTTATTTTTAGCGAAAGTACTTATGGAGGTGCTATTGCAACAGCTTTTTCAGACCAGCCTTATGGTAGCCTTTTTCATGGTAAAGTAGTAGATATGCTTCATTTTCCTTTTATTGAAAATGCAATGTGGCCAGAATGGGTTCCTTATTTTGGAGGAAAAACATTTAGTTTTTTTGAGCCAGTTTTTAATATTGCAGATATGGCTATAAGTACAGGGGTAGGTATACTGTTAGTATTTAATAAAAAAGCTTTTGCTAAAACAGATTCTTAA
- a CDS encoding 5-formyltetrahydrofolate cyclo-ligase, which translates to MFKKDLRLKFSAQRNLLSCSEISDLSLEIANKLLKLSIWNLNYFHTYLPIEQKKEVDTSYLLSILQGKDKNVILSKMKDETNLIHFLLTDNTLIKKNIWNVPEPVDGIEINPNKIDVVFIPLLAFDTLGNRVGYGKGYYDTFLKECRDDVIKIGLSFFEAEDSIDDIYENDIPLNYCITPKKIYSFN; encoded by the coding sequence ATGTTTAAAAAAGATCTTAGATTAAAGTTTTCCGCACAAAGAAATTTACTTTCCTGTTCAGAAATATCTGACTTAAGTTTAGAAATAGCAAATAAGCTTTTAAAGCTCTCTATTTGGAATTTAAATTATTTTCACACCTACTTACCAATAGAACAAAAAAAAGAGGTAGATACCAGTTATTTACTTTCTATTCTGCAAGGAAAAGATAAGAATGTGATATTATCTAAAATGAAAGATGAAACAAACTTGATTCATTTTTTACTTACAGATAACACATTGATTAAAAAAAATATATGGAACGTTCCTGAACCTGTAGATGGTATTGAAATAAACCCTAACAAAATAGACGTTGTATTTATACCGCTGTTAGCATTTGACACGCTTGGTAATAGAGTTGGCTACGGAAAAGGATACTATGATACATTTTTAAAAGAATGTAGAGATGATGTTATCAAAATTGGATTATCATTCTTTGAAGCTGAAGATTCGATTGATGATATTTATGAAAATGACATTCCGCTAAACTATTGCATTACACCAAAAAAAATATATAGTTTTAATTAA
- a CDS encoding patatin-like phospholipase family protein yields the protein MNKVLITLLVLCSFSSLFSQKKNSKKDIKVGLVLSGGGAKGFAHIGALKVIEEAGVQIDYIGGTSMGAIVGALYASGYSAAELDSIFRKTDFSKLIQGDIPRNAKTFYEKEDSERYALSLPFEKFKVSFPAAISSGQSIYNVLVRYLYHVRDVDDFNDLPIPFFCIATDVETGEEIVLNKGYLPEAIMASGTFPSLFEPSDIGDNLLIDGGVVNNYPVEKVKKMGADVIIGVDVQHGLSDRETLSSATEVLLQINNYRTVKDMVEKSKNTDIYIKPDIEKYSVIDFGLLNEIIDKGEVAARENFIALKELANQQKRKKRPKSRIKIEDMLTIKNLSILGSDHYSRGYVKGKLRLPTDNSLSFERLQQGVSNLAATGNFKTIRYQLHSNDDKADLLIKLNENPVNTYIKMGMHYDDLLNTAALVNITKKKIFFGDDVGSLDFIIGDNVRYNLEYYVDKGTYWSFGFNSRYFGFSQQIDYDLFESNFDVPNGQNINTVSLDISDFTNQFYVQTQVKEEFAFTLGIEHKFLKFGTKTLGEESSSTSERFDLEKSNFYSVYGKLILDTYDDKFFPTKGVYFNGDFHYYVASSDFNNNFKDFSVTQARMGAAFPLINKLSLNIEAEGGFKLGISPVSSFDFVLGGFGAAKFNNFVPFMGYDFLGLPGNSFVKSSARLDYEFVAKNHVTFMANYANVDDDLFRTGEWFKVPKFSGYGVGYGWESFIGPVQVVYSWSPEGKENKLFFSIGYWF from the coding sequence ATGAATAAAGTTTTAATAACACTACTTGTTTTATGCTCTTTTTCTAGCCTTTTTTCTCAAAAAAAGAACTCAAAAAAAGATATAAAAGTAGGTTTGGTACTTAGTGGAGGAGGCGCTAAAGGCTTTGCACATATAGGGGCTTTAAAAGTTATTGAAGAAGCAGGTGTTCAAATCGATTATATTGGTGGTACAAGTATGGGTGCTATTGTAGGTGCATTATACGCTTCGGGGTATTCTGCAGCAGAGCTAGATTCTATTTTCAGGAAAACAGACTTTAGTAAACTTATTCAAGGTGATATACCGCGTAATGCTAAAACTTTTTATGAAAAAGAAGATTCAGAAAGATATGCATTATCACTACCGTTTGAAAAATTCAAAGTATCGTTTCCTGCTGCAATTTCTAGTGGTCAGAGTATCTATAATGTATTGGTTCGTTATTTATATCATGTAAGAGATGTAGATGATTTTAACGATTTACCAATTCCTTTTTTCTGTATAGCAACAGATGTAGAGACGGGGGAGGAAATAGTTTTAAATAAAGGGTATCTACCAGAGGCTATTATGGCTAGTGGTACATTTCCATCTTTATTTGAGCCGTCAGATATAGGTGATAACTTATTGATAGACGGTGGGGTTGTGAATAATTACCCTGTAGAGAAGGTTAAGAAAATGGGAGCTGATGTTATTATTGGTGTAGATGTTCAGCATGGTTTGTCAGATAGAGAAACGCTTTCTTCAGCAACAGAAGTTTTGTTGCAAATTAACAACTACAGAACGGTGAAGGATATGGTTGAAAAATCAAAAAACACCGATATTTATATAAAACCAGACATTGAAAAATATTCGGTTATCGATTTTGGTTTGTTAAATGAAATAATTGATAAAGGCGAAGTTGCTGCGAGAGAAAATTTTATAGCCTTAAAGGAGCTAGCTAATCAACAAAAAAGAAAGAAGAGGCCTAAAAGCAGAATTAAAATTGAAGATATGCTTACTATTAAAAATTTAAGCATACTAGGTAGTGATCATTATTCGAGAGGATATGTAAAGGGTAAATTGAGGTTGCCAACAGATAATAGTTTATCATTTGAAAGGCTTCAACAAGGCGTTAGCAATTTAGCAGCTACAGGTAATTTCAAAACCATACGATATCAATTACATTCAAATGATGATAAGGCAGATTTGCTAATAAAATTAAACGAAAATCCAGTAAATACCTATATAAAAATGGGTATGCATTATGATGATTTATTGAATACTGCTGCATTAGTTAATATTACAAAAAAGAAAATATTTTTTGGTGATGATGTTGGGTCTTTAGATTTTATAATAGGCGACAATGTTCGTTATAATTTAGAATATTATGTAGATAAAGGAACCTATTGGAGTTTTGGTTTTAATTCTAGATATTTTGGTTTTAGTCAGCAAATTGATTACGATTTATTTGAGTCAAATTTTGATGTACCTAATGGTCAGAATATTAACACAGTGAGTCTTGATATTTCAGACTTTACAAACCAATTTTATGTGCAAACACAAGTAAAAGAAGAGTTTGCTTTTACTTTAGGTATAGAGCATAAATTTTTAAAATTTGGCACAAAAACTTTGGGCGAAGAATCTAGTTCAACTAGTGAAAGATTTGATTTAGAAAAAAGTAATTTTTATAGTGTATATGGTAAATTAATACTAGATACATATGATGATAAGTTTTTTCCGACTAAAGGAGTGTATTTTAATGGAGATTTCCATTATTACGTAGCCTCTTCAGATTTTAATAATAATTTTAAAGATTTTTCAGTAACTCAGGCCCGAATGGGTGCTGCTTTTCCATTAATAAACAAACTGTCATTAAATATAGAAGCAGAAGGTGGTTTTAAATTAGGGATTTCGCCTGTATCTTCTTTTGATTTTGTTCTGGGAGGTTTCGGAGCTGCGAAATTCAATAATTTTGTACCTTTTATGGGGTATGATTTTTTAGGGCTTCCAGGAAATAGTTTTGTAAAAAGTTCGGCAAGGTTAGATTATGAATTCGTTGCTAAAAACCATGTTACATTTATGGCAAATTACGCAAATGTAGATGATGATTTATTTAGAACGGGTGAGTGGTTTAAAGTGCCAAAATTTTCAGGTTACGGAGTCGGCTATGGTTGGGAGTCATTTATAGGTCCTGTTCAGGTAGTATATTCTTGGTCTCCTGAGGGTAAAGAAAATAAATTATTTTTCAGTATAGGGTATTGGTTTTAA